Proteins from a genomic interval of Musa acuminata AAA Group cultivar baxijiao chromosome BXJ1-9, Cavendish_Baxijiao_AAA, whole genome shotgun sequence:
- the LOC135582342 gene encoding BAG family molecular chaperone regulator 7-like isoform X3, translating into MSGFHPFDLRDPIPPTLSYLESSLFTFPPRLSLAPALVEELDHYHYLGFTLDPLNPTSLPPFGFPPQCLLRAPSIARLDLLAVNDPFGFERSAIASLKGLRQRAETELCLRDLSDRVASLEFGLGRARSQDVDRKYTWTAEFSGPKGLGLDRKHRWTATAKAGGERAVKCAVEIKGVEEEEGFDRKFVWATEANGVGKRYEKWTAEFKGKEKLSPLSHTYTWAASAKPREEEEGQEKAAVNKEKKKKGKTEKQGTVHVVEIEVKNPGVVAIRKAFTKRCNKGKKKKELSPQDAALLIQMTFRSYLARRSQILRCLRELAVAKARLKEIRAIFYNFSYRKRVANDAEERQRFSEKIIVLLLTVEAVEL; encoded by the exons ATGAGTGGATTCCACCCATTCGATCTGCGTGACCCCATCCCCCCTACCCTCTCTTACCTCGAATCCTCCCTCTTCACCTTCCCTCCCCGCTTGTCACTGGCGCCGGCGCTGGTGGAGGAGCTCGACCACTATCACTACCTAGGGTTCACTCTGGACCCACTAAACCCCACGTCGTTGCCACCGTTCGGTTTCCCGCCCCAATGCCTCCTTCGCGCCCCTTCGATCGCGCGCCTCGACCTCCTCGCCGTGAATGATCCCTTTGGCTTCGAGCGCTCCGCCATCGCCTCATTAAAAGGGCTTCGACAGCGGGCGGAGACGGAGCTCTGCCTCCGGGACCTTAGCGATCGTGTCGCCTCGCTGGAGTTTGGGCTTGGCCGGGCCCGAAGCCAGGATGTCGACCGCAAGTACACGTGGACGGCGGAGTTCAGCGGGCCTAAAGGGCTCGGGCTCGACCGAAAGCACAGGTGGACGGCCACGGCCAAGGCGGGCGGAGAGAGGGCGGTGAAGTGTGCGGTGGAGATCAAGggcgtggaggaggaggaggggttcGATCGGAAGTTCGTGTGGGCGACGGAGGCGAACGGGGTAGGCAAGAGGTACGAGAAGTGGACGGCGGAGTTCAAGGGGAAGGAAAAGCTCTCACCGCTGAGCCACACGTACACGTGGGCCGCGTCGGCAAAGCCTCGTGAGGAGGAGGAAGGTCAGGAGAAGGCGGCAGTgaacaaggagaagaagaagaaggggaaaacAGAGAAGCAAGGAACCGTCCATGTGGTGGAGATCGAAGTGAAGAATCCTGGAGTCGTTGCCATCAGAAAG GCTTTTACCAAGAGATGCaataaggggaagaagaagaaggagctaTCACCACAAGATGCTGCATTGTTAATCCAAATGACTTTTAGGTCTTACTTGGCCCGCCGCTCTCAGATTCTTCGCTGCCTTCGAGAGCTGGCTGTGGCCAAAGCCAGATTGAAGGAGATCAGGGCTATATTCTATAATTTCTCTTACCGTAAACGTGTAGCAAATGATGCAGAAGAACGCCAAAGATTCTCTGAGAAAATTATTGTTCTTCTCTTGACTGTAGAAGCTGTTGAG TTGTAG
- the LOC135582342 gene encoding BAG family molecular chaperone regulator 7-like isoform X1, translating to MSGFHPFDLRDPIPPTLSYLESSLFTFPPRLSLAPALVEELDHYHYLGFTLDPLNPTSLPPFGFPPQCLLRAPSIARLDLLAVNDPFGFERSAIASLKGLRQRAETELCLRDLSDRVASLEFGLGRARSQDVDRKYTWTAEFSGPKGLGLDRKHRWTATAKAGGERAVKCAVEIKGVEEEEGFDRKFVWATEANGVGKRYEKWTAEFKGKEKLSPLSHTYTWAASAKPREEEEGQEKAAVNKEKKKKGKTEKQGTVHVVEIEVKNPGVVAIRKAFTKRCNKGKKKKELSPQDAALLIQMTFRSYLARRSQILRCLRELAVAKARLKEIRAIFYNFSYRKRVANDAEERQRFSEKIIVLLLTVEAVEGPDYMVRAAKKSMVEELEAMLEVVDPQPSGKLGSMRRRRFDLPDGGPISKEMMAGVTEVVQMLDQE from the exons ATGAGTGGATTCCACCCATTCGATCTGCGTGACCCCATCCCCCCTACCCTCTCTTACCTCGAATCCTCCCTCTTCACCTTCCCTCCCCGCTTGTCACTGGCGCCGGCGCTGGTGGAGGAGCTCGACCACTATCACTACCTAGGGTTCACTCTGGACCCACTAAACCCCACGTCGTTGCCACCGTTCGGTTTCCCGCCCCAATGCCTCCTTCGCGCCCCTTCGATCGCGCGCCTCGACCTCCTCGCCGTGAATGATCCCTTTGGCTTCGAGCGCTCCGCCATCGCCTCATTAAAAGGGCTTCGACAGCGGGCGGAGACGGAGCTCTGCCTCCGGGACCTTAGCGATCGTGTCGCCTCGCTGGAGTTTGGGCTTGGCCGGGCCCGAAGCCAGGATGTCGACCGCAAGTACACGTGGACGGCGGAGTTCAGCGGGCCTAAAGGGCTCGGGCTCGACCGAAAGCACAGGTGGACGGCCACGGCCAAGGCGGGCGGAGAGAGGGCGGTGAAGTGTGCGGTGGAGATCAAGggcgtggaggaggaggaggggttcGATCGGAAGTTCGTGTGGGCGACGGAGGCGAACGGGGTAGGCAAGAGGTACGAGAAGTGGACGGCGGAGTTCAAGGGGAAGGAAAAGCTCTCACCGCTGAGCCACACGTACACGTGGGCCGCGTCGGCAAAGCCTCGTGAGGAGGAGGAAGGTCAGGAGAAGGCGGCAGTgaacaaggagaagaagaagaaggggaaaacAGAGAAGCAAGGAACCGTCCATGTGGTGGAGATCGAAGTGAAGAATCCTGGAGTCGTTGCCATCAGAAAG GCTTTTACCAAGAGATGCaataaggggaagaagaagaaggagctaTCACCACAAGATGCTGCATTGTTAATCCAAATGACTTTTAGGTCTTACTTGGCCCGCCGCTCTCAGATTCTTCGCTGCCTTCGAGAGCTGGCTGTGGCCAAAGCCAGATTGAAGGAGATCAGGGCTATATTCTATAATTTCTCTTACCGTAAACGTGTAGCAAATGATGCAGAAGAACGCCAAAGATTCTCTGAGAAAATTATTGTTCTTCTCTTGACTGTAGAAGCTGTTGAG GGACCGGATTACATGGTGCGGGCAGCAAAGAAGTCAATGGTTGAGGAACTCGAAGCAATGCTAGAAGTGGTCGATCCACAACCATCTGGGAAGCTGGGTTCTATGAGGCGTAGGAGGTTTGATCTTCCCGATGGTGGTCCAATCTCAAAGGAAATGATGGCAGGTGTCACCGAGGTGGTTCAGATGCTTGATCAGGAGTAA
- the LOC135582342 gene encoding BAG family molecular chaperone regulator 7-like isoform X2: MSGFHPFDLRDPIPPTLSYLESSLFTFPPRLSLAPALVEELDHYHYLGFTLDPLNPTSLPPFGFPPQCLLRAPSIARLDLLAVNDPFGFERSAIASLKGLRQRAETELCLRDLSDRVASLEFGLGRARSQDVDRKYTWTAEFSGPKGLGLDRKHRWTATAKAGGERAVKCAVEIKGVEEEEGFDRKFVWATEANGVGKRYEKWTAEFKGKEKLSPLSHTYTWAASAKPREEEEGQEKAAVNKEKKKKGKTEKQGTVHVVEIEVKNPGVVAIRKAFTKRCNKGKKKKELSPQDAALLIQMTFRSYLARRSQILRCLRELAVAKARLKEIRAIFYNFSYRKRVANDAEERQRFSEKIIVLLLTVEAVEEVYFFSNLEKYLIVRSCHIIL; this comes from the exons ATGAGTGGATTCCACCCATTCGATCTGCGTGACCCCATCCCCCCTACCCTCTCTTACCTCGAATCCTCCCTCTTCACCTTCCCTCCCCGCTTGTCACTGGCGCCGGCGCTGGTGGAGGAGCTCGACCACTATCACTACCTAGGGTTCACTCTGGACCCACTAAACCCCACGTCGTTGCCACCGTTCGGTTTCCCGCCCCAATGCCTCCTTCGCGCCCCTTCGATCGCGCGCCTCGACCTCCTCGCCGTGAATGATCCCTTTGGCTTCGAGCGCTCCGCCATCGCCTCATTAAAAGGGCTTCGACAGCGGGCGGAGACGGAGCTCTGCCTCCGGGACCTTAGCGATCGTGTCGCCTCGCTGGAGTTTGGGCTTGGCCGGGCCCGAAGCCAGGATGTCGACCGCAAGTACACGTGGACGGCGGAGTTCAGCGGGCCTAAAGGGCTCGGGCTCGACCGAAAGCACAGGTGGACGGCCACGGCCAAGGCGGGCGGAGAGAGGGCGGTGAAGTGTGCGGTGGAGATCAAGggcgtggaggaggaggaggggttcGATCGGAAGTTCGTGTGGGCGACGGAGGCGAACGGGGTAGGCAAGAGGTACGAGAAGTGGACGGCGGAGTTCAAGGGGAAGGAAAAGCTCTCACCGCTGAGCCACACGTACACGTGGGCCGCGTCGGCAAAGCCTCGTGAGGAGGAGGAAGGTCAGGAGAAGGCGGCAGTgaacaaggagaagaagaagaaggggaaaacAGAGAAGCAAGGAACCGTCCATGTGGTGGAGATCGAAGTGAAGAATCCTGGAGTCGTTGCCATCAGAAAG GCTTTTACCAAGAGATGCaataaggggaagaagaagaaggagctaTCACCACAAGATGCTGCATTGTTAATCCAAATGACTTTTAGGTCTTACTTGGCCCGCCGCTCTCAGATTCTTCGCTGCCTTCGAGAGCTGGCTGTGGCCAAAGCCAGATTGAAGGAGATCAGGGCTATATTCTATAATTTCTCTTACCGTAAACGTGTAGCAAATGATGCAGAAGAACGCCAAAGATTCTCTGAGAAAATTATTGTTCTTCTCTTGACTGTAGAAGCTGTTGAG GAAGTTTATTTCTTCTCAAATTTGGAGAAATATCTGATCGTAAGGTCTTGTCATATTATTCTATGA